Proteins encoded in a region of the Salminus brasiliensis chromosome 2, fSalBra1.hap2, whole genome shotgun sequence genome:
- the ano5a gene encoding anoctamin-5 isoform X1 yields the protein MTRGTGKSKEETLIEMSEAGSPNGEENNGFHSNSNTGLFQHDDATVDKQQQSKDSVYFRDGKRRIDFVLSYVEDKDGERKQERRKLYEENMQKAGLELELEDKSESEDGKTFFLKIHAPWEVLATYADVLKIKVPFKVNDIPENREIPVGWLFTPLRLPDHVMHPDPDYFTSPFDKSKDDFFLIDDKETFFPPSTRNRIVYYILSRCPYNKDDKLSKDKRGIKRLLNNGTYTSAFPLHDCRYWTKSRDSNCESERYSLYRYWARFFRFYKEQPLNLIRKYYGEKIGIYFAWLGFYTEMLFYAAVVGLVCFIYGAVTYNNVIWTKEICDGEIGGQIVMCPLCDKKCGFWKLNSTCNSTWHSHLFDNTATVFFAIFMGIWVTLFLEFWKRRQARLEYEWDLVDFEEEQQRLQLRPEYETKCTGRRVNKVTQEMEPYFPVTSKCARACLSGATVLFWISLIIASIIGVIAYRLAVFAALASIMKDSPTNKLELVGSLITPQLATSVTASCINFVIIMVLNFFYERVAIWITDMEVPKTHLEYENKLTIKMFLFQFVNYYSSCFYVAFFKGKFVGYPGKYTYMFNWSGLRNEECDPGGCLIELTTQLVIVMTGKQVWGNIQEALLPWLKNWWSSRKARSHPESLYSRWEQDYDLQNFSQFCLFYEYLEMVIQFGFITLFVASFPLAPLLALLNNILEVRVDAWKLTTQFRRPVAAKAHSIGAWDEILNMIAVFSVVTNAFIVAFTSDMIPRLVYLYAYHPGSELTMKGYVNNSLSIFNISQLHPDNTPDPNENPAWFDNSVITTCRYRDYRNPPGHEYEYSHTMQFWHILAAKMAFIIIMEHVVFVVKFSVAWLIPDVPSDVQARVKRERYLVQEYLHNYEVEKLKRQLNEMGGGELCICPEQAQTLKHEVLSECLT from the exons ATGACTCGGGGAACGGGAAAGTCAAAAGAAGAGACGCTGATTGAAATGAGTGAAGCCGGTTCTCCAAACGGCG AAGAGAACAATGGCTTCCATTCCAATTCCAACACTGGGTTATTTCAGCATGATGATGCCacg gtggaTAAACAGCAACAGAGTAAGGACTCTGTGTACTTCAGAGATGGGAAACGGCGGATTGATTTCGTTCTGTCATATGTTGAAgataaagatggagagagaaaacag gagagaagaaaaCTGTACGAGGAGAACATGCAGAAAGCAGGGCTAGAACTGGAGCTTGAGGATAAATCG GAGTCTGAGGATGGAAAAACCTTTTTCCTCAAGATCCACGCTCCATGGGAGGTGCTGGCCACCTATGCTGATGTGCTGAAGATTAAAGTGCCTTTCAAAGTCAACGATATTCCAGAAAACCGAGAGATTCCAGTTGGCTGGCTCTTCACACCATTGCGCCTTCCTGATCATGTAATGCATCCTGATCCGGACTACTTTACATCGCCTTTTGACAAAAGCAAGGATGACTTCTTCCTCATTGATGACAAGGAGACCTTCTTTCCCCCCTCCACACGCAACAGGATA GTGTACTACATCCTCTCCCGCTGCCCCTACAACAAAGATGACAAGCTCAGCAAGGATAAGAGAGGCATAAAGCGTCTGCTGAACAATGGAACCTACACTTCAGCCTTCCCACTGCATGAT tgccGGTACTGGACAAAGTCTCGAGACTCTAACTGTGAGAGTGAACGGTATAGCCTCTACCGATACTGGGCTCGGTTCTTTCGCTTTTACAAGGAGCAGCCACTCAACCTCATCCG gAAATACTATGGAGAGAAAATAGGCATCTATTTTGCCTGGCTGGGCTTCTACACAGAGATGCTGTTCTATGCTGCTGTGGTGGGACTTGTCTGTTTCATCTATGGTGCCGTTAcctataataatgtaatttggAC GAAAGAAATCTGTGATGGTGAGATCGGTGGGCAGATTGTTATGTGTCCTCTCTGTGATAAGAAATGTGGCTTCTGGAAACTCAACAGTACCTGCAACTCAACCTGG CATTCGCACCTGTTTGACAACACAGCGACAGTATTCTTTGCTATATTCATGGGTATATGGG TGACTCTCTTCCTGGAGTTCTGGAAGCGGAGGCAGGCCAGGCTGGAGTACGAGTGGGATCTTGTTGACTTTGAGGAGGAGCAACAGCGGCTGCAGCTTAGGCCTGAGTACGAGACCAAGTGCACCGGCCGCCGCGTCAACAAAGTCACACAG GAGATGGAGCCTTACTTCCCTGTAACTAGCAAGTGTGCTCGCGCCTGCCTGTCTGGGGCCACTGTCTTGTTCTGG ATCTCTCTAATCATAGCGAGTATCATTGGAGTGATAGCATATCGGCTTGCTGTGTTTGCTGCTTTGGCCAGCATCATGAAGGACAGCCCCACCAATAAGCTGGAACTGGTGGGCTCACTCATCACCCCACAGCTGGCCACCTCTGTGACCGCCTCCTGCATCAACTTTGTCATCATCATGGTGCTTAACTTCTTTTATGAGCGTGTGGCCATCTGGATCACAGATATGG AGGTCCCTAAAACCCATCTGGAGTATGAGAACAAGCTGACTATCAAGATGTTCCTTTTCCAGTTTGTTAACTACTACTCCTCCTGCTTCTATGTGGCCTTCTTTAAGGGAAAGTTTGTGGGCTACCCTGGGAAATATACGTACATGTTTAACTGGAGCGGGCTGAGGAATGAAGAG TGTGATCCTGGTGGTTGTCTGATTGAGCTGACCACTCAACTGGTGATTGTGATGACTGGAAAGCAAGTGTGGGGGAACATCCAGGAGGCTTTGCTCCC gtGGCTGAAGAACTGGTGGAGCAGCAGGAAGGCTCGCAGTCATCCTGAGAGTCTCTACAGTCGCTGGGAGCAGGACTATGACCTGCAGAACTTTAGCCAGTTTTGTCTTTTCTATGAGTACCTGGAGATGG TAATCCAGTTCGGTTTTATCACACTCTTTGTGGCCTCCTTTCCACTGGCTCCTCTTTTGGCTCTGTTGAATAATATCCTGGAGGTGCGCGTTGACGCATGGAAGTTGACTACTCAATTCCGTAGACCCGTAGCGGCTAAAGCTCACAGCATTGGGGCCTGGGATGAAATTCTCAATATGATTGCTGTCTTCTCCGTTGTCACCAAT GCATTCATTGTCGCATTTACCTCCGATATGATTCCTCGGCTCGTGTATCTGTACGCGTATCACCCGGGCAGTGAGCTCACCATGAAGGGTTATGTCAACAACAGCCTGTCCATCTTCAACATCTCACAGCTGCATCCAGATAATACACCTGATCCCAATGAGAACCCTGCCTGGTTTGACAATTCTGTAATTACGACctgcag GTACCGCGATTACCGCAATCCTCCTGGCCATGAGTATGAGTACTCCCACACCATGCAGTTCTGGCACATCCTGGCTGCCAAAATGgcatttattatcattatggag caCGTGGTGTTCGTGGTAAAGTTCTCTGTGGCGTGGTTGATCCCAGATGTACCGTCAGATGTCCAGGCTCGCGTAAAGCGTGAGCGCTACCTGGTCCAGGAGTATCTGCACAACTATGAGGTGGAGAAGCTCAAAAGGCAGCTGAATGAGATGGGAGGAGGAGAACTGTGCATCTGTCCAGAGCAAGCGCAAACTCTGAAACATGAGGTTTTGTCTGAATGCCTGACATAA
- the ano5a gene encoding anoctamin-5 isoform X2, whose translation MQCLMEENNMEEVDKQQQSKDSVYFRDGKRRIDFVLSYVEDKDGERKQERRKLYEENMQKAGLELELEDKSESEDGKTFFLKIHAPWEVLATYADVLKIKVPFKVNDIPENREIPVGWLFTPLRLPDHVMHPDPDYFTSPFDKSKDDFFLIDDKETFFPPSTRNRIVYYILSRCPYNKDDKLSKDKRGIKRLLNNGTYTSAFPLHDCRYWTKSRDSNCESERYSLYRYWARFFRFYKEQPLNLIRKYYGEKIGIYFAWLGFYTEMLFYAAVVGLVCFIYGAVTYNNVIWTKEICDGEIGGQIVMCPLCDKKCGFWKLNSTCNSTWHSHLFDNTATVFFAIFMGIWVTLFLEFWKRRQARLEYEWDLVDFEEEQQRLQLRPEYETKCTGRRVNKVTQEMEPYFPVTSKCARACLSGATVLFWISLIIASIIGVIAYRLAVFAALASIMKDSPTNKLELVGSLITPQLATSVTASCINFVIIMVLNFFYERVAIWITDMEVPKTHLEYENKLTIKMFLFQFVNYYSSCFYVAFFKGKFVGYPGKYTYMFNWSGLRNEECDPGGCLIELTTQLVIVMTGKQVWGNIQEALLPWLKNWWSSRKARSHPESLYSRWEQDYDLQNFSQFCLFYEYLEMVIQFGFITLFVASFPLAPLLALLNNILEVRVDAWKLTTQFRRPVAAKAHSIGAWDEILNMIAVFSVVTNAFIVAFTSDMIPRLVYLYAYHPGSELTMKGYVNNSLSIFNISQLHPDNTPDPNENPAWFDNSVITTCRYRDYRNPPGHEYEYSHTMQFWHILAAKMAFIIIMEHVVFVVKFSVAWLIPDVPSDVQARVKRERYLVQEYLHNYEVEKLKRQLNEMGGGELCICPEQAQTLKHEVLSECLT comes from the exons ATGCAGTGCCTGATGGAGGAGAACAACATGGAGGAG gtggaTAAACAGCAACAGAGTAAGGACTCTGTGTACTTCAGAGATGGGAAACGGCGGATTGATTTCGTTCTGTCATATGTTGAAgataaagatggagagagaaaacag gagagaagaaaaCTGTACGAGGAGAACATGCAGAAAGCAGGGCTAGAACTGGAGCTTGAGGATAAATCG GAGTCTGAGGATGGAAAAACCTTTTTCCTCAAGATCCACGCTCCATGGGAGGTGCTGGCCACCTATGCTGATGTGCTGAAGATTAAAGTGCCTTTCAAAGTCAACGATATTCCAGAAAACCGAGAGATTCCAGTTGGCTGGCTCTTCACACCATTGCGCCTTCCTGATCATGTAATGCATCCTGATCCGGACTACTTTACATCGCCTTTTGACAAAAGCAAGGATGACTTCTTCCTCATTGATGACAAGGAGACCTTCTTTCCCCCCTCCACACGCAACAGGATA GTGTACTACATCCTCTCCCGCTGCCCCTACAACAAAGATGACAAGCTCAGCAAGGATAAGAGAGGCATAAAGCGTCTGCTGAACAATGGAACCTACACTTCAGCCTTCCCACTGCATGAT tgccGGTACTGGACAAAGTCTCGAGACTCTAACTGTGAGAGTGAACGGTATAGCCTCTACCGATACTGGGCTCGGTTCTTTCGCTTTTACAAGGAGCAGCCACTCAACCTCATCCG gAAATACTATGGAGAGAAAATAGGCATCTATTTTGCCTGGCTGGGCTTCTACACAGAGATGCTGTTCTATGCTGCTGTGGTGGGACTTGTCTGTTTCATCTATGGTGCCGTTAcctataataatgtaatttggAC GAAAGAAATCTGTGATGGTGAGATCGGTGGGCAGATTGTTATGTGTCCTCTCTGTGATAAGAAATGTGGCTTCTGGAAACTCAACAGTACCTGCAACTCAACCTGG CATTCGCACCTGTTTGACAACACAGCGACAGTATTCTTTGCTATATTCATGGGTATATGGG TGACTCTCTTCCTGGAGTTCTGGAAGCGGAGGCAGGCCAGGCTGGAGTACGAGTGGGATCTTGTTGACTTTGAGGAGGAGCAACAGCGGCTGCAGCTTAGGCCTGAGTACGAGACCAAGTGCACCGGCCGCCGCGTCAACAAAGTCACACAG GAGATGGAGCCTTACTTCCCTGTAACTAGCAAGTGTGCTCGCGCCTGCCTGTCTGGGGCCACTGTCTTGTTCTGG ATCTCTCTAATCATAGCGAGTATCATTGGAGTGATAGCATATCGGCTTGCTGTGTTTGCTGCTTTGGCCAGCATCATGAAGGACAGCCCCACCAATAAGCTGGAACTGGTGGGCTCACTCATCACCCCACAGCTGGCCACCTCTGTGACCGCCTCCTGCATCAACTTTGTCATCATCATGGTGCTTAACTTCTTTTATGAGCGTGTGGCCATCTGGATCACAGATATGG AGGTCCCTAAAACCCATCTGGAGTATGAGAACAAGCTGACTATCAAGATGTTCCTTTTCCAGTTTGTTAACTACTACTCCTCCTGCTTCTATGTGGCCTTCTTTAAGGGAAAGTTTGTGGGCTACCCTGGGAAATATACGTACATGTTTAACTGGAGCGGGCTGAGGAATGAAGAG TGTGATCCTGGTGGTTGTCTGATTGAGCTGACCACTCAACTGGTGATTGTGATGACTGGAAAGCAAGTGTGGGGGAACATCCAGGAGGCTTTGCTCCC gtGGCTGAAGAACTGGTGGAGCAGCAGGAAGGCTCGCAGTCATCCTGAGAGTCTCTACAGTCGCTGGGAGCAGGACTATGACCTGCAGAACTTTAGCCAGTTTTGTCTTTTCTATGAGTACCTGGAGATGG TAATCCAGTTCGGTTTTATCACACTCTTTGTGGCCTCCTTTCCACTGGCTCCTCTTTTGGCTCTGTTGAATAATATCCTGGAGGTGCGCGTTGACGCATGGAAGTTGACTACTCAATTCCGTAGACCCGTAGCGGCTAAAGCTCACAGCATTGGGGCCTGGGATGAAATTCTCAATATGATTGCTGTCTTCTCCGTTGTCACCAAT GCATTCATTGTCGCATTTACCTCCGATATGATTCCTCGGCTCGTGTATCTGTACGCGTATCACCCGGGCAGTGAGCTCACCATGAAGGGTTATGTCAACAACAGCCTGTCCATCTTCAACATCTCACAGCTGCATCCAGATAATACACCTGATCCCAATGAGAACCCTGCCTGGTTTGACAATTCTGTAATTACGACctgcag GTACCGCGATTACCGCAATCCTCCTGGCCATGAGTATGAGTACTCCCACACCATGCAGTTCTGGCACATCCTGGCTGCCAAAATGgcatttattatcattatggag caCGTGGTGTTCGTGGTAAAGTTCTCTGTGGCGTGGTTGATCCCAGATGTACCGTCAGATGTCCAGGCTCGCGTAAAGCGTGAGCGCTACCTGGTCCAGGAGTATCTGCACAACTATGAGGTGGAGAAGCTCAAAAGGCAGCTGAATGAGATGGGAGGAGGAGAACTGTGCATCTGTCCAGAGCAAGCGCAAACTCTGAAACATGAGGTTTTGTCTGAATGCCTGACATAA